The Acidimicrobiia bacterium DNA segment ACGTTGAGAGGTGTGGCCTCGGCCAACTTGTCCAACAGCCGGGTTGCATCTTCACAAAAGTGGCATCCGGGGGCGGTGACTACCAGGACGTCGACCGGTTTCGTCATGCGGAACTCCCGACCCCGGTGCCAGCATCAAGGTGGCATCGACGAACCGCACGGACGGTTGGTGGGGCGGAGCCGAACGTGGCAGACAAGAGATCATCGACGATGTCGCCAACTCCCGCCCTACTGAGCGACTCCGGAACGCATCTTCGAAGATGCGACTCCAGTATCTGGTGCCGCACCATGTCCACGGCTCCCTGAACCGCCGAAAGTTGATACAGGACCTCTACGCAATCTCGACGCTCGTCCACCATGCGAATCACCCCGTCGAGATGACCGGACATTGAACGGAGTCGGAAACCAACCGAACTGGTCTCGTTTCTCATAATTCGGAGCCTATCCCACCCCCCTAGGGGTGGGATAGGGCCGAACGGCTCTGCCTTGAGGGTCGAAAGAGAAGGTGCACATGAGGCCGCCACCGGCCGCATGGAGTCGCGGTACGAGACCTGGACCAAGTTGACCTGTGCGTGTACTCGCATCAGCGCCTAGAGACCCTCTCCGATGGGGTGGACTTGTTCGCCATAGAGGTACTGGAATATCTGCCGGGCGATCGGCGCCGCAACGGTGCCACCCGATCCGCCCTGGTCGACGACCACAGCAACGACGTAGTCGGGTGAGGCAATCGGGGCAACCCCAACGAACCAGGCCGTGTCCCCCTTGCCGTTGGTGGTCGAGGTTCCTGTTTTTCCGCCGACTATCCCGCTCGAAGTCATCGAAGAGAATGCCCTTCGTGCCGTACCGTATTCGCTGGT contains these protein-coding regions:
- a CDS encoding metal-sensitive transcriptional regulator: MRNETSSVGFRLRSMSGHLDGVIRMVDERRDCVEVLYQLSAVQGAVDMVRHQILESHLRRCVPESLSRAGVGDIVDDLLSATFGSAPPTVRAVRRCHLDAGTGVGSSA